Proteins from a single region of Lasioglossum baleicum chromosome 1, iyLasBale1, whole genome shotgun sequence:
- the LOC143208960 gene encoding protein gustavus-like isoform X9, whose protein sequence is MIEIVPEHRRYKANHCVSGGGSRGNGATGGTGGGLGSGGGGRGGGGGGSPGRGGGGGGGGGGVGGGGGGGGGGGIDGGAVPVAPPTTGRHHHHHHHHHHHHHHHLVTTTTTTTTTTTNTTNGGTRHHKYKLPAGKLCNEHRHPSHHHRHHPHHRSHHRGMNMGQKISDETDHEPEQPPDDDLTLAKQRRRRGRRRQGRLEASSASDSVSCEEGAVKSVTRESGTGTGGGVGLGSGGGGGGTVAYKPVVPRELAQDFSRPARLDILLDMPPASRETQIHHSWNADDRSLNIFVKDDDKLTFHRHPVAQSTDCIRGKVGYTKGMHVWELYWSTRQRGTHAVVGVATADAPLHSVGYQSLVGNNDLSWGWDLGRNRLLHDSKNNNGVTYPALLKPDETFIVPDKFLVVLDMDEGTLAFVVDGQYLGIAFRGLKGRKLHPIVSAVWGHCEITMKYIGGLDPEPLPLMDLCRRVIRQRIGKHRLEEKIQMLNLPQAMETYLLYRDRR, encoded by the exons GTACAAAGCGAATCATTGCGTGAGCGGGGGCGGTAGCCGCGGAAACGGCGCGACTGGCGGTACCGGAGGCGGTCTAGGTAGTGGAGGCGGAGGCCGCGGGGGCGGCGGGGGTGGAAGCCCCGGCAGGGGCGgcggcggaggaggaggaggaggcggtgttggaggagggggaggaggaggaggcgggGGAGGAATAGACGGTGGCGCGGTGCCCGTTGCACCACCGACCACCGGCcgtcaccaccaccaccaccaccaccaccatcatcaCCATCATCACCACCTCGTCACCACGACCACCacgaccaccaccaccaccaccaacaCCACCAACGGCGGCACCAGGCACCACAAGTACAAGCTGCCCGCTGGCAAGCTGTGCAACGAACACCGTCATCCCTCGCATCATCACCGGCATCACCCACACCATCGCTCCCACCATCGGGGCATGAACATGGGCCAAAAAATTTCAG ACGAAACCGATCACGAACCTGAACAACCACCGGACGACGATCTGACGCTAGCGAAACAACGACGGCGACGAGGACGCCGGCGACAAGGACGACTGGAGGCTTCCAGTGCTTCGGACAGTGTTTCATGcgaggaag GCGCCGTGAAGAGCGTGACGCGCGAGAGCGGAACCGGAACGGGCGGCGGCGTCGGCCTGGGGAGCGGCGGTGGAGGCGGAGGCACCGTGGCGTACAAACCCGTGGTACCCAGGGAGCTGGCGCAAGATTTCTCGAGGCCCGCTCGCCTCGATATCCTCCTCGACATGCCGCCCGCCTCGCGGGAGACGCAGATACACCACAGCTGGAACGCCGACGACCGTAGTTTGAACATATTCGTCAAG GACGACGACAAATTGACGTTTCACCGACATCCCGTGGCGCAGAGCACGGATTGTATCAGGGGGAAGGTGGGCTACACGAAGGGTATGCACGTATGGGAGTTGTACTGGAGCACGAGGCAACGAGGTACGCACGCCGTTGTCGGCGTCGCGACGGCAGACGCGCCTCTTCACAGTGTCGGCTACCAGAGTCTGGTAGGCAACAACGATCTCAGTTGGGGTTGGGATCTCGGCAGGAATAGACTCCTCCACGACTCGAAGAACAACAACGGCGTCACGTACCCGGCACTACTTAAGCCTGACGAGACGTTCATCGTTCCTGACAAATTCCTCG TGGTCCTGGACATGGACGAAGGTACGTTAGCGTTCGTCGTTGACGGCCAGTACCTGGGCATCGCGTTCAGGGGCCTTAAAGGCAGGAAGTTGCATCCTATCGTATCCGCCGTATGGGGACACTGCGAGATCACGATGAAGTACATCGGCGGTCTAGATC CGGAACCCCTGCCCCTGATGGACCTCTGTCGAAGAGTGATCCGCCAGCGGATCGGCAAGCATAGACTAGAAGAGAAAATCCAGATGCTGAACCTGCCGCAGGCGATGGAGACTTATCTCCTGTATCGTGACAGGAGATAA
- the LOC143208960 gene encoding protein gustavus-like isoform X6 produces the protein MDRFRSSPKRLDRFVASKNEDTRYKANHCVSGGGSRGNGATGGTGGGLGSGGGGRGGGGGGSPGRGGGGGGGGGGVGGGGGGGGGGGIDGGAVPVAPPTTGRHHHHHHHHHHHHHHHLVTTTTTTTTTTTNTTNGGTRHHKYKLPAGKLCNEHRHPSHHHRHHPHHRSHHRGMNMGQKISDETDHEPEQPPDDDLTLAKQRRRRGRRRQGRLEASSASDSVSCEEGAVKSVTRESGTGTGGGVGLGSGGGGGGTVAYKPVVPRELAQDFSRPARLDILLDMPPASRETQIHHSWNADDRSLNIFVKDDDKLTFHRHPVAQSTDCIRGKVGYTKGMHVWELYWSTRQRGTHAVVGVATADAPLHSVGYQSLVGNNDLSWGWDLGRNRLLHDSKNNNGVTYPALLKPDETFIVPDKFLVVLDMDEGTLAFVVDGQYLGIAFRGLKGRKLHPIVSAVWGHCEITMKYIGGLDPEPLPLMDLCRRVIRQRIGKHRLEEKIQMLNLPQAMETYLLYRDRR, from the exons GTACAAAGCGAATCATTGCGTGAGCGGGGGCGGTAGCCGCGGAAACGGCGCGACTGGCGGTACCGGAGGCGGTCTAGGTAGTGGAGGCGGAGGCCGCGGGGGCGGCGGGGGTGGAAGCCCCGGCAGGGGCGgcggcggaggaggaggaggaggcggtgttggaggagggggaggaggaggaggcgggGGAGGAATAGACGGTGGCGCGGTGCCCGTTGCACCACCGACCACCGGCcgtcaccaccaccaccaccaccaccaccatcatcaCCATCATCACCACCTCGTCACCACGACCACCacgaccaccaccaccaccaccaacaCCACCAACGGCGGCACCAGGCACCACAAGTACAAGCTGCCCGCTGGCAAGCTGTGCAACGAACACCGTCATCCCTCGCATCATCACCGGCATCACCCACACCATCGCTCCCACCATCGGGGCATGAACATGGGCCAAAAAATTTCAG ACGAAACCGATCACGAACCTGAACAACCACCGGACGACGATCTGACGCTAGCGAAACAACGACGGCGACGAGGACGCCGGCGACAAGGACGACTGGAGGCTTCCAGTGCTTCGGACAGTGTTTCATGcgaggaag GCGCCGTGAAGAGCGTGACGCGCGAGAGCGGAACCGGAACGGGCGGCGGCGTCGGCCTGGGGAGCGGCGGTGGAGGCGGAGGCACCGTGGCGTACAAACCCGTGGTACCCAGGGAGCTGGCGCAAGATTTCTCGAGGCCCGCTCGCCTCGATATCCTCCTCGACATGCCGCCCGCCTCGCGGGAGACGCAGATACACCACAGCTGGAACGCCGACGACCGTAGTTTGAACATATTCGTCAAG GACGACGACAAATTGACGTTTCACCGACATCCCGTGGCGCAGAGCACGGATTGTATCAGGGGGAAGGTGGGCTACACGAAGGGTATGCACGTATGGGAGTTGTACTGGAGCACGAGGCAACGAGGTACGCACGCCGTTGTCGGCGTCGCGACGGCAGACGCGCCTCTTCACAGTGTCGGCTACCAGAGTCTGGTAGGCAACAACGATCTCAGTTGGGGTTGGGATCTCGGCAGGAATAGACTCCTCCACGACTCGAAGAACAACAACGGCGTCACGTACCCGGCACTACTTAAGCCTGACGAGACGTTCATCGTTCCTGACAAATTCCTCG TGGTCCTGGACATGGACGAAGGTACGTTAGCGTTCGTCGTTGACGGCCAGTACCTGGGCATCGCGTTCAGGGGCCTTAAAGGCAGGAAGTTGCATCCTATCGTATCCGCCGTATGGGGACACTGCGAGATCACGATGAAGTACATCGGCGGTCTAGATC CGGAACCCCTGCCCCTGATGGACCTCTGTCGAAGAGTGATCCGCCAGCGGATCGGCAAGCATAGACTAGAAGAGAAAATCCAGATGCTGAACCTGCCGCAGGCGATGGAGACTTATCTCCTGTATCGTGACAGGAGATAA
- the LOC143208960 gene encoding protein gustavus-like isoform X5 — translation MIEIVPEHRRLDRFVASKNEDTRYKANHCVSGGGSRGNGATGGTGGGLGSGGGGRGGGGGGSPGRGGGGGGGGGGVGGGGGGGGGGGIDGGAVPVAPPTTGRHHHHHHHHHHHHHHHLVTTTTTTTTTTTNTTNGGTRHHKYKLPAGKLCNEHRHPSHHHRHHPHHRSHHRGMNMGQKISDETDHEPEQPPDDDLTLAKQRRRRGRRRQGRLEASSASDSVSCEEGAVKSVTRESGTGTGGGVGLGSGGGGGGTVAYKPVVPRELAQDFSRPARLDILLDMPPASRETQIHHSWNADDRSLNIFVKDDDKLTFHRHPVAQSTDCIRGKVGYTKGMHVWELYWSTRQRGTHAVVGVATADAPLHSVGYQSLVGNNDLSWGWDLGRNRLLHDSKNNNGVTYPALLKPDETFIVPDKFLVVLDMDEGTLAFVVDGQYLGIAFRGLKGRKLHPIVSAVWGHCEITMKYIGGLDPEPLPLMDLCRRVIRQRIGKHRLEEKIQMLNLPQAMETYLLYRDRR, via the exons GTACAAAGCGAATCATTGCGTGAGCGGGGGCGGTAGCCGCGGAAACGGCGCGACTGGCGGTACCGGAGGCGGTCTAGGTAGTGGAGGCGGAGGCCGCGGGGGCGGCGGGGGTGGAAGCCCCGGCAGGGGCGgcggcggaggaggaggaggaggcggtgttggaggagggggaggaggaggaggcgggGGAGGAATAGACGGTGGCGCGGTGCCCGTTGCACCACCGACCACCGGCcgtcaccaccaccaccaccaccaccaccatcatcaCCATCATCACCACCTCGTCACCACGACCACCacgaccaccaccaccaccaccaacaCCACCAACGGCGGCACCAGGCACCACAAGTACAAGCTGCCCGCTGGCAAGCTGTGCAACGAACACCGTCATCCCTCGCATCATCACCGGCATCACCCACACCATCGCTCCCACCATCGGGGCATGAACATGGGCCAAAAAATTTCAG ACGAAACCGATCACGAACCTGAACAACCACCGGACGACGATCTGACGCTAGCGAAACAACGACGGCGACGAGGACGCCGGCGACAAGGACGACTGGAGGCTTCCAGTGCTTCGGACAGTGTTTCATGcgaggaag GCGCCGTGAAGAGCGTGACGCGCGAGAGCGGAACCGGAACGGGCGGCGGCGTCGGCCTGGGGAGCGGCGGTGGAGGCGGAGGCACCGTGGCGTACAAACCCGTGGTACCCAGGGAGCTGGCGCAAGATTTCTCGAGGCCCGCTCGCCTCGATATCCTCCTCGACATGCCGCCCGCCTCGCGGGAGACGCAGATACACCACAGCTGGAACGCCGACGACCGTAGTTTGAACATATTCGTCAAG GACGACGACAAATTGACGTTTCACCGACATCCCGTGGCGCAGAGCACGGATTGTATCAGGGGGAAGGTGGGCTACACGAAGGGTATGCACGTATGGGAGTTGTACTGGAGCACGAGGCAACGAGGTACGCACGCCGTTGTCGGCGTCGCGACGGCAGACGCGCCTCTTCACAGTGTCGGCTACCAGAGTCTGGTAGGCAACAACGATCTCAGTTGGGGTTGGGATCTCGGCAGGAATAGACTCCTCCACGACTCGAAGAACAACAACGGCGTCACGTACCCGGCACTACTTAAGCCTGACGAGACGTTCATCGTTCCTGACAAATTCCTCG TGGTCCTGGACATGGACGAAGGTACGTTAGCGTTCGTCGTTGACGGCCAGTACCTGGGCATCGCGTTCAGGGGCCTTAAAGGCAGGAAGTTGCATCCTATCGTATCCGCCGTATGGGGACACTGCGAGATCACGATGAAGTACATCGGCGGTCTAGATC CGGAACCCCTGCCCCTGATGGACCTCTGTCGAAGAGTGATCCGCCAGCGGATCGGCAAGCATAGACTAGAAGAGAAAATCCAGATGCTGAACCTGCCGCAGGCGATGGAGACTTATCTCCTGTATCGTGACAGGAGATAA
- the LOC143208960 gene encoding protein gustavus-like isoform X10, translating to MYKANHCVSGGGSRGNGATGGTGGGLGSGGGGRGGGGGGSPGRGGGGGGGGGGVGGGGGGGGGGGIDGGAVPVAPPTTGRHHHHHHHHHHHHHHHLVTTTTTTTTTTTNTTNGGTRHHKYKLPAGKLCNEHRHPSHHHRHHPHHRSHHRGMNMGQKISDETDHEPEQPPDDDLTLAKQRRRRGRRRQGRLEASSASDSVSCEEGAVKSVTRESGTGTGGGVGLGSGGGGGGTVAYKPVVPRELAQDFSRPARLDILLDMPPASRETQIHHSWNADDRSLNIFVKDDDKLTFHRHPVAQSTDCIRGKVGYTKGMHVWELYWSTRQRGTHAVVGVATADAPLHSVGYQSLVGNNDLSWGWDLGRNRLLHDSKNNNGVTYPALLKPDETFIVPDKFLVVLDMDEGTLAFVVDGQYLGIAFRGLKGRKLHPIVSAVWGHCEITMKYIGGLDPEPLPLMDLCRRVIRQRIGKHRLEEKIQMLNLPQAMETYLLYRDRR from the exons GTACAAAGCGAATCATTGCGTGAGCGGGGGCGGTAGCCGCGGAAACGGCGCGACTGGCGGTACCGGAGGCGGTCTAGGTAGTGGAGGCGGAGGCCGCGGGGGCGGCGGGGGTGGAAGCCCCGGCAGGGGCGgcggcggaggaggaggaggaggcggtgttggaggagggggaggaggaggaggcgggGGAGGAATAGACGGTGGCGCGGTGCCCGTTGCACCACCGACCACCGGCcgtcaccaccaccaccaccaccaccaccatcatcaCCATCATCACCACCTCGTCACCACGACCACCacgaccaccaccaccaccaccaacaCCACCAACGGCGGCACCAGGCACCACAAGTACAAGCTGCCCGCTGGCAAGCTGTGCAACGAACACCGTCATCCCTCGCATCATCACCGGCATCACCCACACCATCGCTCCCACCATCGGGGCATGAACATGGGCCAAAAAATTTCAG ACGAAACCGATCACGAACCTGAACAACCACCGGACGACGATCTGACGCTAGCGAAACAACGACGGCGACGAGGACGCCGGCGACAAGGACGACTGGAGGCTTCCAGTGCTTCGGACAGTGTTTCATGcgaggaag GCGCCGTGAAGAGCGTGACGCGCGAGAGCGGAACCGGAACGGGCGGCGGCGTCGGCCTGGGGAGCGGCGGTGGAGGCGGAGGCACCGTGGCGTACAAACCCGTGGTACCCAGGGAGCTGGCGCAAGATTTCTCGAGGCCCGCTCGCCTCGATATCCTCCTCGACATGCCGCCCGCCTCGCGGGAGACGCAGATACACCACAGCTGGAACGCCGACGACCGTAGTTTGAACATATTCGTCAAG GACGACGACAAATTGACGTTTCACCGACATCCCGTGGCGCAGAGCACGGATTGTATCAGGGGGAAGGTGGGCTACACGAAGGGTATGCACGTATGGGAGTTGTACTGGAGCACGAGGCAACGAGGTACGCACGCCGTTGTCGGCGTCGCGACGGCAGACGCGCCTCTTCACAGTGTCGGCTACCAGAGTCTGGTAGGCAACAACGATCTCAGTTGGGGTTGGGATCTCGGCAGGAATAGACTCCTCCACGACTCGAAGAACAACAACGGCGTCACGTACCCGGCACTACTTAAGCCTGACGAGACGTTCATCGTTCCTGACAAATTCCTCG TGGTCCTGGACATGGACGAAGGTACGTTAGCGTTCGTCGTTGACGGCCAGTACCTGGGCATCGCGTTCAGGGGCCTTAAAGGCAGGAAGTTGCATCCTATCGTATCCGCCGTATGGGGACACTGCGAGATCACGATGAAGTACATCGGCGGTCTAGATC CGGAACCCCTGCCCCTGATGGACCTCTGTCGAAGAGTGATCCGCCAGCGGATCGGCAAGCATAGACTAGAAGAGAAAATCCAGATGCTGAACCTGCCGCAGGCGATGGAGACTTATCTCCTGTATCGTGACAGGAGATAA
- the LOC143208960 gene encoding protein gustavus-like isoform X4 has translation MDWAVKARRTLDRFVASKNEDTRYKANHCVSGGGSRGNGATGGTGGGLGSGGGGRGGGGGGSPGRGGGGGGGGGGVGGGGGGGGGGGIDGGAVPVAPPTTGRHHHHHHHHHHHHHHHLVTTTTTTTTTTTNTTNGGTRHHKYKLPAGKLCNEHRHPSHHHRHHPHHRSHHRGMNMGQKISDETDHEPEQPPDDDLTLAKQRRRRGRRRQGRLEASSASDSVSCEEGAVKSVTRESGTGTGGGVGLGSGGGGGGTVAYKPVVPRELAQDFSRPARLDILLDMPPASRETQIHHSWNADDRSLNIFVKDDDKLTFHRHPVAQSTDCIRGKVGYTKGMHVWELYWSTRQRGTHAVVGVATADAPLHSVGYQSLVGNNDLSWGWDLGRNRLLHDSKNNNGVTYPALLKPDETFIVPDKFLVVLDMDEGTLAFVVDGQYLGIAFRGLKGRKLHPIVSAVWGHCEITMKYIGGLDPEPLPLMDLCRRVIRQRIGKHRLEEKIQMLNLPQAMETYLLYRDRR, from the exons GTACAAAGCGAATCATTGCGTGAGCGGGGGCGGTAGCCGCGGAAACGGCGCGACTGGCGGTACCGGAGGCGGTCTAGGTAGTGGAGGCGGAGGCCGCGGGGGCGGCGGGGGTGGAAGCCCCGGCAGGGGCGgcggcggaggaggaggaggaggcggtgttggaggagggggaggaggaggaggcgggGGAGGAATAGACGGTGGCGCGGTGCCCGTTGCACCACCGACCACCGGCcgtcaccaccaccaccaccaccaccaccatcatcaCCATCATCACCACCTCGTCACCACGACCACCacgaccaccaccaccaccaccaacaCCACCAACGGCGGCACCAGGCACCACAAGTACAAGCTGCCCGCTGGCAAGCTGTGCAACGAACACCGTCATCCCTCGCATCATCACCGGCATCACCCACACCATCGCTCCCACCATCGGGGCATGAACATGGGCCAAAAAATTTCAG ACGAAACCGATCACGAACCTGAACAACCACCGGACGACGATCTGACGCTAGCGAAACAACGACGGCGACGAGGACGCCGGCGACAAGGACGACTGGAGGCTTCCAGTGCTTCGGACAGTGTTTCATGcgaggaag GCGCCGTGAAGAGCGTGACGCGCGAGAGCGGAACCGGAACGGGCGGCGGCGTCGGCCTGGGGAGCGGCGGTGGAGGCGGAGGCACCGTGGCGTACAAACCCGTGGTACCCAGGGAGCTGGCGCAAGATTTCTCGAGGCCCGCTCGCCTCGATATCCTCCTCGACATGCCGCCCGCCTCGCGGGAGACGCAGATACACCACAGCTGGAACGCCGACGACCGTAGTTTGAACATATTCGTCAAG GACGACGACAAATTGACGTTTCACCGACATCCCGTGGCGCAGAGCACGGATTGTATCAGGGGGAAGGTGGGCTACACGAAGGGTATGCACGTATGGGAGTTGTACTGGAGCACGAGGCAACGAGGTACGCACGCCGTTGTCGGCGTCGCGACGGCAGACGCGCCTCTTCACAGTGTCGGCTACCAGAGTCTGGTAGGCAACAACGATCTCAGTTGGGGTTGGGATCTCGGCAGGAATAGACTCCTCCACGACTCGAAGAACAACAACGGCGTCACGTACCCGGCACTACTTAAGCCTGACGAGACGTTCATCGTTCCTGACAAATTCCTCG TGGTCCTGGACATGGACGAAGGTACGTTAGCGTTCGTCGTTGACGGCCAGTACCTGGGCATCGCGTTCAGGGGCCTTAAAGGCAGGAAGTTGCATCCTATCGTATCCGCCGTATGGGGACACTGCGAGATCACGATGAAGTACATCGGCGGTCTAGATC CGGAACCCCTGCCCCTGATGGACCTCTGTCGAAGAGTGATCCGCCAGCGGATCGGCAAGCATAGACTAGAAGAGAAAATCCAGATGCTGAACCTGCCGCAGGCGATGGAGACTTATCTCCTGTATCGTGACAGGAGATAA
- the LOC143208960 gene encoding protein gustavus-like isoform X7, protein MDWAVKARRTYKANHCVSGGGSRGNGATGGTGGGLGSGGGGRGGGGGGSPGRGGGGGGGGGGVGGGGGGGGGGGIDGGAVPVAPPTTGRHHHHHHHHHHHHHHHLVTTTTTTTTTTTNTTNGGTRHHKYKLPAGKLCNEHRHPSHHHRHHPHHRSHHRGMNMGQKISDETDHEPEQPPDDDLTLAKQRRRRGRRRQGRLEASSASDSVSCEEGAVKSVTRESGTGTGGGVGLGSGGGGGGTVAYKPVVPRELAQDFSRPARLDILLDMPPASRETQIHHSWNADDRSLNIFVKDDDKLTFHRHPVAQSTDCIRGKVGYTKGMHVWELYWSTRQRGTHAVVGVATADAPLHSVGYQSLVGNNDLSWGWDLGRNRLLHDSKNNNGVTYPALLKPDETFIVPDKFLVVLDMDEGTLAFVVDGQYLGIAFRGLKGRKLHPIVSAVWGHCEITMKYIGGLDPEPLPLMDLCRRVIRQRIGKHRLEEKIQMLNLPQAMETYLLYRDRR, encoded by the exons GTACAAAGCGAATCATTGCGTGAGCGGGGGCGGTAGCCGCGGAAACGGCGCGACTGGCGGTACCGGAGGCGGTCTAGGTAGTGGAGGCGGAGGCCGCGGGGGCGGCGGGGGTGGAAGCCCCGGCAGGGGCGgcggcggaggaggaggaggaggcggtgttggaggagggggaggaggaggaggcgggGGAGGAATAGACGGTGGCGCGGTGCCCGTTGCACCACCGACCACCGGCcgtcaccaccaccaccaccaccaccaccatcatcaCCATCATCACCACCTCGTCACCACGACCACCacgaccaccaccaccaccaccaacaCCACCAACGGCGGCACCAGGCACCACAAGTACAAGCTGCCCGCTGGCAAGCTGTGCAACGAACACCGTCATCCCTCGCATCATCACCGGCATCACCCACACCATCGCTCCCACCATCGGGGCATGAACATGGGCCAAAAAATTTCAG ACGAAACCGATCACGAACCTGAACAACCACCGGACGACGATCTGACGCTAGCGAAACAACGACGGCGACGAGGACGCCGGCGACAAGGACGACTGGAGGCTTCCAGTGCTTCGGACAGTGTTTCATGcgaggaag GCGCCGTGAAGAGCGTGACGCGCGAGAGCGGAACCGGAACGGGCGGCGGCGTCGGCCTGGGGAGCGGCGGTGGAGGCGGAGGCACCGTGGCGTACAAACCCGTGGTACCCAGGGAGCTGGCGCAAGATTTCTCGAGGCCCGCTCGCCTCGATATCCTCCTCGACATGCCGCCCGCCTCGCGGGAGACGCAGATACACCACAGCTGGAACGCCGACGACCGTAGTTTGAACATATTCGTCAAG GACGACGACAAATTGACGTTTCACCGACATCCCGTGGCGCAGAGCACGGATTGTATCAGGGGGAAGGTGGGCTACACGAAGGGTATGCACGTATGGGAGTTGTACTGGAGCACGAGGCAACGAGGTACGCACGCCGTTGTCGGCGTCGCGACGGCAGACGCGCCTCTTCACAGTGTCGGCTACCAGAGTCTGGTAGGCAACAACGATCTCAGTTGGGGTTGGGATCTCGGCAGGAATAGACTCCTCCACGACTCGAAGAACAACAACGGCGTCACGTACCCGGCACTACTTAAGCCTGACGAGACGTTCATCGTTCCTGACAAATTCCTCG TGGTCCTGGACATGGACGAAGGTACGTTAGCGTTCGTCGTTGACGGCCAGTACCTGGGCATCGCGTTCAGGGGCCTTAAAGGCAGGAAGTTGCATCCTATCGTATCCGCCGTATGGGGACACTGCGAGATCACGATGAAGTACATCGGCGGTCTAGATC CGGAACCCCTGCCCCTGATGGACCTCTGTCGAAGAGTGATCCGCCAGCGGATCGGCAAGCATAGACTAGAAGAGAAAATCCAGATGCTGAACCTGCCGCAGGCGATGGAGACTTATCTCCTGTATCGTGACAGGAGATAA
- the LOC143208960 gene encoding protein gustavus-like isoform X8: MDRFRSSPKRYKANHCVSGGGSRGNGATGGTGGGLGSGGGGRGGGGGGSPGRGGGGGGGGGGVGGGGGGGGGGGIDGGAVPVAPPTTGRHHHHHHHHHHHHHHHLVTTTTTTTTTTTNTTNGGTRHHKYKLPAGKLCNEHRHPSHHHRHHPHHRSHHRGMNMGQKISDETDHEPEQPPDDDLTLAKQRRRRGRRRQGRLEASSASDSVSCEEGAVKSVTRESGTGTGGGVGLGSGGGGGGTVAYKPVVPRELAQDFSRPARLDILLDMPPASRETQIHHSWNADDRSLNIFVKDDDKLTFHRHPVAQSTDCIRGKVGYTKGMHVWELYWSTRQRGTHAVVGVATADAPLHSVGYQSLVGNNDLSWGWDLGRNRLLHDSKNNNGVTYPALLKPDETFIVPDKFLVVLDMDEGTLAFVVDGQYLGIAFRGLKGRKLHPIVSAVWGHCEITMKYIGGLDPEPLPLMDLCRRVIRQRIGKHRLEEKIQMLNLPQAMETYLLYRDRR, from the exons GTACAAAGCGAATCATTGCGTGAGCGGGGGCGGTAGCCGCGGAAACGGCGCGACTGGCGGTACCGGAGGCGGTCTAGGTAGTGGAGGCGGAGGCCGCGGGGGCGGCGGGGGTGGAAGCCCCGGCAGGGGCGgcggcggaggaggaggaggaggcggtgttggaggagggggaggaggaggaggcgggGGAGGAATAGACGGTGGCGCGGTGCCCGTTGCACCACCGACCACCGGCcgtcaccaccaccaccaccaccaccaccatcatcaCCATCATCACCACCTCGTCACCACGACCACCacgaccaccaccaccaccaccaacaCCACCAACGGCGGCACCAGGCACCACAAGTACAAGCTGCCCGCTGGCAAGCTGTGCAACGAACACCGTCATCCCTCGCATCATCACCGGCATCACCCACACCATCGCTCCCACCATCGGGGCATGAACATGGGCCAAAAAATTTCAG ACGAAACCGATCACGAACCTGAACAACCACCGGACGACGATCTGACGCTAGCGAAACAACGACGGCGACGAGGACGCCGGCGACAAGGACGACTGGAGGCTTCCAGTGCTTCGGACAGTGTTTCATGcgaggaag GCGCCGTGAAGAGCGTGACGCGCGAGAGCGGAACCGGAACGGGCGGCGGCGTCGGCCTGGGGAGCGGCGGTGGAGGCGGAGGCACCGTGGCGTACAAACCCGTGGTACCCAGGGAGCTGGCGCAAGATTTCTCGAGGCCCGCTCGCCTCGATATCCTCCTCGACATGCCGCCCGCCTCGCGGGAGACGCAGATACACCACAGCTGGAACGCCGACGACCGTAGTTTGAACATATTCGTCAAG GACGACGACAAATTGACGTTTCACCGACATCCCGTGGCGCAGAGCACGGATTGTATCAGGGGGAAGGTGGGCTACACGAAGGGTATGCACGTATGGGAGTTGTACTGGAGCACGAGGCAACGAGGTACGCACGCCGTTGTCGGCGTCGCGACGGCAGACGCGCCTCTTCACAGTGTCGGCTACCAGAGTCTGGTAGGCAACAACGATCTCAGTTGGGGTTGGGATCTCGGCAGGAATAGACTCCTCCACGACTCGAAGAACAACAACGGCGTCACGTACCCGGCACTACTTAAGCCTGACGAGACGTTCATCGTTCCTGACAAATTCCTCG TGGTCCTGGACATGGACGAAGGTACGTTAGCGTTCGTCGTTGACGGCCAGTACCTGGGCATCGCGTTCAGGGGCCTTAAAGGCAGGAAGTTGCATCCTATCGTATCCGCCGTATGGGGACACTGCGAGATCACGATGAAGTACATCGGCGGTCTAGATC CGGAACCCCTGCCCCTGATGGACCTCTGTCGAAGAGTGATCCGCCAGCGGATCGGCAAGCATAGACTAGAAGAGAAAATCCAGATGCTGAACCTGCCGCAGGCGATGGAGACTTATCTCCTGTATCGTGACAGGAGATAA